The following coding sequences lie in one Oncorhynchus gorbuscha isolate QuinsamMale2020 ecotype Even-year linkage group LG10, OgorEven_v1.0, whole genome shotgun sequence genomic window:
- the LOC124045763 gene encoding COMM domain-containing protein 7-like, whose product MLQLQFTKDTLPDSVSNDFQNLNKFNEQQFTSLTEILFNFLLEPKEADRFLHQLSEFAGENGMSAGPLRNLMKSFLLLPHGSLKKNLTEDQVKEDLLTLGVSEDKADHFSQQWSLHYPVLSRLAVGQTLMVNQLVDMEWKFGVTVGTSELQKVGNTFLQLKLVIRKGNSTENVYMELTLPQFYNFLHEMERAKASMDCFS is encoded by the exons ATGTTGCAACTGCAATTTACCAAAGATACTTTACCAGATTCTGTGAGCAATGACTTTCAGAACTTGAACAAATTCAACGAACAG CAATTCACAAGTCTGACTGAGATTCTTTTCAATTTCCTGTTGGAGCCAAAAGAG GCGGACAGGTTCTTGCATCAGCTGAGTGAGTTTGCAGGAGAGAATGGGATGAGTGCAGGCCCACTGAGGAACCTCATGAAGAGCTTCCTGCTGCTTCCCCATG GTTCCCTGAAGAAAAATCTGACAGAAGACCAAGTCAAAGAGGACCTTCTCACTTTAG GAGTCAGTGAAGACAAGGCAGACCATTTTTCACAACAG tggAGCCTCCACTACCCTGTGTTGTCCAGGCTGGCTGTAGGACAGACACTGATGGTCAACCAGCTGGTGGACATGGAGTGGAAGTTTGGTG TGACCGTGGGGACGAGTGAACTTCAGAAAGTTGGAAACACCTTTCTACAG CTTAAGTTGGTCATCAGAAAGGGGAACTCAACTGAAAATGTCTACATGG agttgACCCTCCCCCAGTTTTACAACTTTCTCCATGAAATGGAGAGGGCCAAAGCCAGTATGGACTGTTTCAGCTGA